Below is a genomic region from Bos javanicus breed banteng chromosome 13, ARS-OSU_banteng_1.0, whole genome shotgun sequence.
tggaaaatcccatggatggaggagcctggtaggccacagtccatggggttgcaaagagttggacacgactctgtgacttcactttcacttttcactattcatgcattggagaaggaaatggcaacccactccagtgtccttgcctggagaatcccagggacgggggagcctggtgggctgccgtctatggggtcgcacagagtcggacacgactgaagtgacgtagcagcagcagcagcaggttccatccctggttagggaactagatcccacatgccacaactaaggccagcaaagtcaaataaatgaatattgaaaaataaaaggaagcacAGAGTGAAGTTTCCAGGTTGAAAGGACCCACTGGAATCCACTGAAGTGACATCAGCATCGTCGGATGTCAACAACTGTGGGTTCCAGAGGAGGAACACGGGGTCACATCGAAGAGGATCCAGGATCAGTGACGCCAGATTTCTCAGCAGCTAGCTTGCTTCTCAGAAGCAAGACACTGAGCAGGGTCTCAAAAATGATTTTCAGCCCGTAATTGTATCTGCAGCCAGGTTATCAATCAACTTTGGGGGTAGAAAAAAGATTTTCAGACATTCAGGATACAAAAACTGAGGGAATGCGAGCGAGAGACAACGGAAGTCATGGCCCACAGCCACCTGGATGGGGCTCTCTGCTGACAGATTATGCTTCTGGTTAACTCCTTATGTGCAGCTGTGACTTTGATGCATGTGGAAACTTTGGATGGGCCACTGAACTGTGCAGTTTTTTATTAAAATGGTATATACATTTAACACAGAGATAAATGGGAAAGAGAAGCAGCCAGCCCGTACAATACAAAGTTTCACTGTAAAGGGTTGATAAGGGATGGCAGTTGAGGGGCGGGCATGGGGCATGATGTACAATCTTTGTTCTGTTTCTCCTTGGAAAGTGTTTCTGAAGACCTCAGGCACGGAGGCTGTGGGCTGGTCTCACTGGGCCACTTTCTGTTCTTTCTGGCTGTTCCCGAGGCCTTGCGTTTCTGTTCCGTCTCCACCTCAGGGCAGCTGGCCGCGCTCCTCCACCTTCAGCAGAGCAACGCAGCTTTGATGACTCCGGATTTTCCCCCATTTAAGTAAATACTTTGACCAGTGACCTGTGGACAAATGTGTAATTCAGAAAAATTAATGTAGCCTAAACCAGTCTCATTCTCTTATAGCGTGAAGTTCTTGCCTGTGGACTGTAAAGCTCAACTAGTTTGAAAATGGAACAAGAAACAGCAGGTTCTTCTCGAAATACCGAACAGTCTATTATCTCAGAGGAGGTATACATTGTCTTTTTACTTCCCTTCCCCTTTGCCACATAAAGCTGAGTTTAAAAGAAATTTGCAGTTTCAGAtgattgtttttaattctttaaggTAGTTTTTAAACCTATTTCCTGCTCCTTTTAAGGACTTAGGAACACTTTGCTCTTATGTGGTAGCAGTGGTGTCTCTTCATTTTATGTATTAGTGAAATTGAGGCTGTTTTTAAAGTGGGTTTCAactgttgatttttaaaactctcaatccttacttatctttttaaatttagtttttattgaagtatagttgatttatagtgttgggtgaatttctgctgtatggcagagtgattcagttaaatatatatatgtacacacacatctttttcatattttttcacatggtttatcccaggatgttgaatatagttccctgtgctgtacagtaggaccttgttgattGAGTTTTCATTGAAAGCTTCCCTGGATAGAAGAATAAATCATAGATGAATTTTAAGGCTTAGACATTTTGTCCTCAATATCACATATTGGTTAGCTATTTGTGGTCTCAATATGCATGCTTAAGGACAAGAAAAACCTAAGTTGTTAGTTGTGGTCTAAATTCCACAACGAACGTATTGAATATGTCTTGCATATTATTTagtttaccttttaaaaagtttcttccTGCAGGAACCATTGCAGAGGACAAATTTTAAATCCTTCATCTTTGAAACTCTGAGCCTGACacctttctggaattcttttcgatttaaaaatatttctgtgttgtctctgaACAGATCTGCTGAATAAGTATTAGGTTGCCGCTGGCGACAAGTAAAAGAATACTTAGAAAAAGGCCAGTTGCTGCTTTATGTCCACAGGGAACCTTTGCACTCACTCAGTATAGTCTGTAGGTAGGGCAGTCCTGGCCACCTAACCTCCTCGGCATCTAAGTGGAATGATGCTGGGTACCCTTCAGGCTGAGTGGTAAACCCATGTCACTGTGGGGGATGTGCTCCGTTGGCCATGGTGTCCCTGGAGTCGGCTTTGCTGTGTAGTCGTTGGCAGTCAAATGCCACTGAGTTTCACACCCTGAAACACACCTGTGTGACTGGCCCCAGGTTGGAGGAGAGAAGGTTAGGAGCATCCCAGAAACCCCTTCCTGCTcagacctccccccaccccagaatTCGTGAGTTCTCTTTTCAGTTCTCAGTCCTACCTCCAGAATTCCACAGAACAGCGGGTCCACATCAGAAAAACAGCTTTTACTACTTTGAATTGAAAACTTGGACACAGATTTTGAGGTGGGAAACATCATCATTGAGAGCCacaaaaaatttgaaagaataaaaaaattaaaaatagctcaGTTTGAAAGTTTCCCAACTTACTGTCTGATTTCCTTTTAGTTGATTGCAGAAGGAAAATGGGTCAAACTTGAAAAAACAACTTACAGAGATCCTACTGGTAAAACAAGgtaaactaatttttttctttttgtaaaatgcTCAGGATTTGGGTTCTTGGGGTCTCTATTTAGTGTTTGGCATAAAAGTTGATCTTTGCCTCACTGTAAGCTCTGTCTTAAAGAATCTAGTTGAGCTGTTTTAATACCATTCTCAAGTAGATTAGGGTGAACCTAAAACTTTTGGGCCAAGCCTAATTTCAGCTGATAAAGCAGCAGAATAATAACAATACAggttatttccttctcttaaaccagttttttcatcTCTGAATTAGAATGTAAGAGAAAACACTGCTGGGTTTGGGATAAAATGTGCAGGCTTATACTTGTTCATGGAAAGGTAAGTTGAGAGGGGAAAGTTTTATAAAGCAAATACCAATTGCCATAAAGAAatgtgggagtggggagggagttCCTGGAGTCTGGCCCCTGCAGTGTCTTGATACTGTGCTAAGAAAATTATTTGCAGTCAGATCTGTGCATGAAAAACTTTccatcataattattttaaaggacaaattgaacatcttaaaaataacatctaaacatcttaaaaagagaaaacaattattATAGTGTATTTACTTGGTAAAAAACTGTACAGCCATCTCCAGGGCAGATCATGAAGACAACCTGGTAGTATGAGAAAAGTTCATAAGCTGATAAGAAAATAGGAAATTGGATATATGcgcttttttttaatgctttttaaactCTGCCAAATAATGTGCAAGAAAAGGCTAGAAGGAAAACTGtagcaaaatattaatagcagctATGTGACTAGTCTTTTTTCCAACTTTCCtattcagcattttttaaaatatctatcacTATTTTTAATAACAGGAAAGatgtattaaaataaacatttacttagtgaaatagaaaaaggagaatgagaaagtAGGAAAACTTTGCTAAATTTAGTATCCAggttatatgatatatattcattaatataaaaaCTGTTTTCTACGTGAtcaaataaaaataccaaataaaaatacagagtttCTTCATAAGGTAATAAATACATCTCTCATCAGTGTTAAAGTACGTGGACTTGCCGGTGATTTTAACAACTTTTAACTATATGTACTAAAGTGGCAAAAAATAGTAACAAGGTCCAGTGTTGGAGAGCTGTGGGGAACATTAAGATGTCCGTAGCACGGTCCAACCCAAGGTGAGAAAGCTGATCGCAGCTCACCCCATCCACAGAGCAGTGAGCCGGCTGTGCAGGACTAGGCCAGAGACGCCAGGAGGTCCGGGCCTCGGTGACATGACAGGTGCATTTACACTTGTGAAAACGCAACCAGAGCTCAGAGCCCAGCCTACTTGGATCAGTTTGGTTCTCTTTCTTGTTGAATTAAGCTTATGACACAAAATAGAGCCCTTGACACCAGCCAGTGTGAAGGGTACGTGTTGATTGTCACCCCCCAGCTCTGCACCTGCTCCCCATCCTCACTTCATCAGGGATGTGCCTTGGAATCACGTGGGACATGTTTCCAAGTACTCACAATTCGGTCTCAACTTCCGGACACTCCTCCGGCAGAGGGGAGTGGGCTCTGGGGTCTCCAAACTCCACACCGTGAGCCTATTGACAACACATTCCTCCCCATCCTTCCATACACAGGACTCCCTGTGGCCTCCAGAAGCTCTCGTTTGAGACATTAACATCTCATACCTGGTTGTCAGGCTTCAGAGCGCTTAAAGCAGACTAcgatttatacatttataaaatactacATGTACAAAATAAAACTGCAGCTAGAGAATTCTTTGTCCCTCTCTCATTCATGGACGAGGGTATGGAATTGATCTGGGGAGAGATGTTGATCTTATGCCTCTTAATCAGCATTCAGGACAGAGCTGAGCTCACTCTCTGGTGCCCTGTCTACCTCTTGGAGTTGGTTGCCTAGAGGGAAGACAGTGAAACAGGCTTTCctataacaaatattaaaaacagtaactcaactggagggcttcccaggtgctctggtaaagaatctgcctgccaatgcaggagacgtgggtttgattccagggtcaagaagatcccccagagaaggaaacagcaatcgactccagtgttcttgcctggagaatcccatggacagaggagcctagcaggctacagtccatggggttgcaaaagagttgggtacaacctagtgactaaacaggTCAACCAGAATCAGAATTCTAAAGCTACCAGAGACTGTTAAGACAACGTACTCTCAGTTCCCtggttttacaggtgagaaaacagtcACCAGGAGGTCGCGACTGTAGGGTCACCTAGTGACTAAGTGGAGACTCGGAGTTTCTGACTCAATTAGGTGGACAGCTCTCCTCTCTGAGTCCCTCTGAGATGATTGGAGCTCTCAGGGAGATTCTTGttctgctactaagtcgcttcagtcgtgtctgactctgtgaccccatagacggcagcccaccaggctcccctgtcccagggattctccaggcaagaacactggagtgggttgccatttccttctccaatacataaaagtgaaaagtgaaagtgaagtcgctcagtcatgtccaactcttcgcaaccccatgaactgcagcctaccaggctcctctgtccatgggattttccaggcaagagtactggagtgtagtgtcatcgccttctccgttcttGTTCTAGGATTTCTAATAAATATCTATTTTGTGGCTCCATTCTGCTCATTTACTTCCTCTTACCCACTATAATGATGCTCCTTTCTCTGCTTCCCTTGTTCCTAGTGTGTTTGGGATGGGACCTTCAGTGCTTCTCCCAGCTATCTTCTTCAGTCTTTAGGACTAACCCTAAGAGACCGCAGAGAGGACTGGGCCAACAGGTGTTCCGTCACTTATGATctgtatcactgactgatcagAATGGCTTGTTGGTTGGCTTCTTGCTACTAACGGGAATGTTGGCAGCTGTGAGTTGTCATGGTGGTCCTATTGATTGTCACATGTTCATTTTGACATATTTGCCCTTTAGAACTTGGGTACAATACTAAAAGATCTAGTttacagaaagtttttttttttttaaactggattaaATATCTGACATTTTTTCATAGAAACGTGGCAAGGTCCAAGCCTTAAGGACAACTGGCTAAAGGGTATGAGGCTTGCTCTGAGGAGCAGCTCTTATACTCACTCTCACTGTAGGGAGACCGACATCAGATGTGGACACCTTTCTCTCCCTGGGCCCACTTGGATGTCTTCCTCCTTTTAAATCCAGAATTGTTTGCTTCCTTACCCTCATCTCTAACCACTGCTTTTCTCTATTGAAGGCTtaagaatgaggaagaaattCCCCAACCCCCTTTAAACAGCAGGATTGTGCCAGTAACAGGGTTGTCAGTACCAGGTTCCCTGAGACAAATAGCTGGTCAGGAATAAGGCCCTAAGAGGGGACCAGGAACCCCTCACCCCACTTGTTCTTCTGGGGAACGTTTTCCTCTTAGATGGTATCTCACAAATGCAAAGCAGAGCACTTACCTAAGAGGATTAATTCCTCAGTTAGTAAATAGTAAATTTCTTAAATTGAGTGTTCAGGGTCACTGGTGTTAAAATCTCCCCTGTACACAACTGTCTCAGTGGTTCACATGGCGCAGTGTCCTTTGGAATTTGCACAGGGGCGGGGTTTGCACTGACTGCTTTGTGGCCTTCAAAGCTTGATCATCAGCTGTGCTACTCACCGCAGATCCATGATCCAAACTGAGGTGTTTCAGGTAAATGACTTGCGAGCTAATTGGAAAGCAGCTCAAGTGAAGAGCAGGCTCTCCATTCAGAGGCAGAGGGTTAGATGTAGTCAGCAGTGGATTTCCTTGGTAATTTTTGAAGCTGTGGGAAAGCAGTTGGCTCTTTTTTCAATACAGCTCTTTACTGCGTGGTGTTCTTGGCCATTATCCTCAGCACATGTGCATGCTTTGAACTTGTAAGGTGCTGGTTACACACACAAAACCTAAGAACAGTCTCCTCTTCGACACTAATGCTTTCGACTTCTCTTGTCTGCCCAAACAGGACATGGGAGACCGTGAAGCGGACAACCAGGAAAGGCCAGTCGGCTGACGGTATGAGTGCAGACCTGTTAGAACTCTCCCAAAGCAAGTCCCCACACATGAGTGTGGGAGCTGGGGGTAGGACGGTTTCTTACTATAACCAGGACTTCAGAGCAGGGTTGTCTTCACATGTGATCTTTCATCCTTAACTCTGGTTTTCTGTTTGCAACACTGTGTAACTAaatccagctttctttataagtaACTTCTGGTTCCTGTTACATAGGCTCAGAACAGTGTTTCTGAAGGGAAGATGTAATCCCATTCAGAGCCAAACATAAGTCAGTGTAATTTGAAGCTACACACTGTGTCTAGACGTGTTACGACTTCTAGAAATCCCCTTGTGTTCTGGACAGAGCATCTGGGTGAGAGCCTTTAGTCTGGAAATCTTACTTGGCACTACTACGTGCTTTATAGTAGTGACCACTTGCTTTGAGGAAATGAGGCAATGAATTAGGACAAGACTATTCGTTCAGTCCACCTTCCCTTCCAGGCATGAATGCTTTGGCTACAAATATCCCAGAAACAGTCCTGAAAACCACCTCTGGTCTAGGGGAAGTTGGGCAATAGGTCTTTCTcgttttccccttttatttttccactttgtTCTGGGTTCTGGTTTTCCTAGAAGCAGACAGAgtagctgctgcagctgctgtgtTTTCATGCTGGGGAAGTGAGAGGAGCTGAGTGGTCCTCCTGAACAGTTGTGTTTTCCAGAATCCAGTGGCCTTTGGGTTTGGTTTGGTGTGAAGGCCAAATAACTTGGGAGAAAAGGCCTTTCTTTTATCCTAAAACAATAAAGCTCAGTGTAGCTAGCATATACTATGAACAATGGAACTTACTCTCTATTGGTGAAAGGAAATCTTAAGAGCACAGATCAGCGTAACTTCAGTGGCCGCCTGGCTGCAGCTGAGTGAGAAATGGTCTCCACAGAGGTTCATGGAGACTGAAATTTTGACTTGGACCCTTGGCTAAATGTTTACTTCTAGTTgtgatattattttaaagaaatcgtgacaataaaaatcttttattttataaaataaaggtttattttctaaaaaagaaaattaaacaacatggaagtgtcattattttttccttgtttttcttaatgAGAATAACTTCCAAAGTTAACTGCCAGTTTTATAGCTTAAATTAACTTCCTATTACTAATGGCAAATACAAGAAAGACTTTAGCTGCAGtgtttcttaaaaagatgggcTTTCAGTTAGACTGCTCTAGACAAAAATCACTGGTGTTGCTGACCTTccactggggtttccctggtttTATTTCCTGCTGGCAGGTGTGGCAATCATCCCTGTGTTGCAGAGAACCCTTCACTACGAATGCATCATTCTGGTGAAGCAGTTCCGACCCCCAATGGGGGGCTACTGCCTAGAATTCCCCGCGGGTGAGTAACAACACTGGGTGGAGAATCGCCCCTGGGGGACAGTGGGACTAAGCCCAGGCAGAGCCTGAGGACAGTGGTGGTTAAATATTTAACAGCTTTTCATCTGTCCATGTGGTTTCAAGTAAAAACCACTCGTGCACTGAAGTACTTCCAGGCCACACCCCAGTGATCCGCAAATCCATAGAGGTGTCACAGCTCACTTTTCCAGGCCACCTGCCCTCCTCTTAGCAacattctttctcattctttctagCCTCTTTTGAGTCATTGCTTTTCCTTAATTTGTCAGAAGTATTTCATTTTCCATCACTCGCAATCTGCCTCTGGCAAATTTACGCAGTAACTACGCCCAGCTCTTTAAAAACTGAATGGAAAAGATACCATGATCCTCCCATACCTAAGCAGGCCAAGGAAATTGTCTTAATTTCaacttgaatattttttcagttgTTACAGAAGGTATCTAAAATTGAATGCACTACATATTGTAGGACTTCATTGGGTTGTTTCCGTCTGAAGAGATGAGGTCTCATTTCTTGTTAGTGGTGAAGTTCTatattttcagtgcatctcataaCACATTAAGTAacaggtttattttctttctcatttccttgccatttcactgaagaaataactttaaaagtaattgagggactttccctggtggtccactggttaagaatccacctgccagtgcagggaacaggGGTTtaagccctggtccaggaagatcccacatgctgtggagcagctaaaccCACGCACCACCTCTTCTAAAGTCtgtgcgctctagagcccgggagctggcaacaagagaagccactgcaatgagaagccctcacctGCAactagctgctactgctgctactaagtcgcttcagtcgtgtccgactctgtgccaccccatagacggtagccaccaagctcccccgtccctgggattctccaggcaagaacactggagtgggttgccatttccttctccagtgcatgaaagtgagaagtgaaagtgaagtcgctcagtcatgtctgactctagccaccccatggactgcagcccaccaggctcctccatccatgggattttccaggcaagagtactggagtggggtgccattagtcCCCAAttgctgcaaatagagaaagcccacgtgctgccATGCAGACCCAGTGTATCCAAAAATAGAACTGATAAGCCATTTTAGTTAAAAGTAATTGACTAACCCATGTTCACTTTTTCGTAGCATTTTTAGAATTCCTTTCAGAAAAAAGGACTTGCTATGCTGCTGTCCCCCTCCCAGTGAACTAGTGCTACCTgcatcctcccccacccccaaccccacgcCAACCCGCGCGGCCTTTGCTTCCCTCCTttcccatcttctcctgcccaGGAGTCATTAGCAACTGGTGATTCCCTACAGGGCCTCCACGTGGCTCTGAGGGAGGAAAGCAAGATGGGTAACATTGTCCCCATGTCTGCGCCGTGGTCACGTGACTCGTCCAGAACCCCGCCGGCCCGCACCCAAATGAATCCGCCGGCGCAGGAGGTCGTGCTGTACCGTAGCGTTGACGCTGAGGTGCTCACAGAAGCATCTAGGGCTAAACACGAGAAGCAGAACCTACTAAATCTGCCCAGAGTGGTGTTCTGCCTTTAGTTTTTCTATAATGGATCAGAACCTGAGGCAGTTTTATCTGCACGCCCACTTTTCCCAGACCTGTTGGTTCTTGGCACGTGGCTCAGCAGCAGGGGGTTCCCTGTCCCGCCTCTCACGTGCCTGGGACTTGCAGGTCTCATCGATGACAACGAAAGCCCGGAAGCAGCTGCTCTTCGAGAGCTCGAGGAGGAAACCGGCTACAAGGGCGACGTTGCTGAATGCTCTCCAGGTTTGTGCTGCTGCCACAAAACCAGCCCAATGGTCGATTGTTCTGGATGTGAAAGGATTGAGTCTTTGGCTGTTCTTTATGTTGGGAATTTAGATGGCTTCTATTTGGCTAATTCCCTGAAGACAAAGCCTAGATGAAGGCTAGTCATCTGTAAGTGAATCgcgtcccccctccccaccaggagAGCACAGCTGGAAAAAAAGTGACCGGAAATTGGAGAAAAATTAGGGTGCCTTTCAGGGTTTCCACATTCTAAGCTTTATTACCTATCTCACCTACATGCCACACTTGTTAGTAGAGGACTTTATTGATGTGGTGAAAGGATTTTACCTCTAACCCCTCAGACTTAGCAAACTTCCCTCAAGAACTCGGGGGGAAATGAGTAGTGATTACACGTGTGCTTTGCAGCCTTGCAGCAGTGTGTGGACTAAGCAAATAGGAGAAACTAGTTCTCTTGTGTGACTTCCATGTTAACGAGTCGCAAGCTGACTCTTCCTCCAGAGACAGTTCAGTGATGAATGACATCTCACTAGTGCCGGGAAAGGTGACCTGCTGCCTCTCTCCCCAGCTGTATGCATGGATCCAGGCTTGTCAAACTGTACCGCACACATCGTGACCGTCACTATCAATGGAGATGACGCTGAAAATGTAAGGCCTAAGCCAAAGCCAGGTACGTGTGGACTGGCTGCGTTGACAGTGGTTGTGCTGCACTGAGTATCTTTTAACATGCTACTAGTTTGACTTTTATTAACAGAATAATGGTCTTTTCACAGATGCTTCATCAGTACACTTGGCTATTTTTCTCATCTTGTGTATTTAGCACTTTTCTCACAGCACATTCTTGATTTTTAtgctttatataaaatgttaaattatgtATTTCATGTTTTCTGTATGGGGTTTATTCCCACTTAAGAGCTACGGACCTTAAATAGTAAACAGTGAACATTTTCAGAATCACTCTGATTTCTGTCTCCCATCTATTGGAAGACTGGCAGGAATGCTGTGGCACAGCACCACATTAACTATTCCTTGAGTTCCATGTTTAGTGACGCTTTGGGGAAATTCTTTGCCCTGTGTTTCTCAGCAGGCTTGGATTCAGAGGCCATAATGCCTGTCATTTCCACGTGCTCTCCCAGCCCCGTGGAGGGTGGTGGCGACACAGACATCACCATACTTCATGTGTCAGAGTGGAGGTCTTCCACTTCCCAGCCCTTTCAGTTCCACAATGTTGCCAGTTTCCCATCGCAGCTGATTTTAAGTGCTCGATTTTCAAACCAGCGGATGTAACATGCTGAGGaagagtttggcagttcctcagagTTACACATGGAATTAgcctgtgacccagcaattccacccctaGGTGAATCCCCGGAAGAATCAAAAGCAGGGGCTCCAATAGATACATGATTCAGCATCACTCACAATACccaaaaggtgaaaacaacccgagtgtccattaacagagggGTATACAAAATGTGGCCCATTctaacagtggaatattattcagccataaagcaGTGAAGCAGGCTGATACATGAAGCTTGAAAGCACTGTGCTCAGTGAGATTAAGCTGGACACAGGAGGGCAAATATTGTGTGATCCCACTGTGTGATTAGCACGTGTGGTACCTTAATAATATTATCACACAATATTTGCCTTATTGGCAAATACACGTGTGATACCGTAATAATATCACACAATATTTCCCTTATTGGCAAATATTGTGTGATACCTGTATATTATGATACCTACCTgtttcatagagacagaaggtgGAATCAAGGTCACCGaggagtgggggatggggaaTTCTTA
It encodes:
- the NUDT5 gene encoding ADP-sugar pyrophosphatase, translated to MEQETAGSSRNTEQSIISEELIAEGKWVKLEKTTYRDPTGKTRTWETVKRTTRKGQSADGVAIIPVLQRTLHYECIILVKQFRPPMGGYCLEFPAGLIDDNESPEAAALRELEEETGYKGDVAECSPAVCMDPGLSNCTAHIVTVTINGDDAENVRPKPKPGDGEFVEVISLPKNDLLNRLEALIAEEHLMVDARVYSYALALKHANTKPFEVPFLKF